The Lachnospiraceae bacterium oral taxon 500 genome window below encodes:
- a CDS encoding DNA-binding response regulator, with amino-acid sequence MKGFACFTVICLVCPMKARPREVLRRRLSFRGIYRRKKKMYKVLLADDEGLVRELLKKNLELSGLPVRVVATAGNGREALQKAEELRPDIVIADIVMPFMNGLEFLGQLQKKNLAVKTLIISGYDEFEYAQKAISLGVSEYLLKPFLPQELFAAVRKIIDRLEQKEEMTANPDAETANGQETGQTETADRKDRQAVRAVRAAQAYIKEHLQDGRLSIDETAEVVHFSVSYLRQIFKEVTGDNFNEYLIRQRMEKAAELLGTTSLKIQEIAEACGYDDQRYFASSFKKQYGCTPTKFKTDRRNE; translated from the coding sequence ATGAAAGGATTCGCTTGTTTTACGGTGATCTGTTTGGTTTGTCCTATGAAAGCCCGGCCAAGGGAGGTCTTAAGGCGACGATTATCATTCCGTGGCATTTACCGGAGGAAAAAGAAAATGTATAAGGTTTTACTTGCCGATGATGAAGGATTGGTCAGGGAACTGCTGAAAAAGAACCTAGAATTAAGCGGCTTGCCGGTTCGGGTGGTGGCAACGGCCGGAAATGGCCGGGAAGCGCTGCAAAAAGCGGAGGAATTAAGACCGGATATTGTAATTGCTGACATTGTCATGCCGTTTATGAATGGCTTAGAATTTTTGGGCCAGTTGCAAAAGAAAAATTTAGCGGTTAAAACATTGATTATCAGCGGTTATGATGAGTTTGAATATGCCCAGAAAGCAATTTCGCTGGGAGTAAGTGAATATTTGCTCAAGCCCTTTTTGCCGCAGGAGTTGTTTGCCGCCGTGCGTAAAATTATTGACCGGTTGGAGCAGAAAGAGGAAATGACGGCGAATCCGGACGCGGAAACCGCAAACGGCCAAGAAACGGGGCAAACGGAAACAGCCGACAGGAAAGACCGGCAGGCAGTCAGAGCGGTTCGGGCGGCGCAGGCTTATATCAAGGAGCATTTGCAGGACGGACGGCTGTCAATTGATGAGACGGCGGAAGTAGTGCACTTCAGTGTCAGTTATTTAAGGCAGATTTTCAAGGAAGTAACCGGCGATAATTTTAATGAGTACCTGATTCGGCAAAGAATGGAGAAAGCGGCAGAGCTTTTAGGCACAACTTCACTTAAAATTCAGGAAATTGCGGAGGCGTGCGGCTACGATGACCAGCGCTATTTTGCCAGCAGCTTTAAAAAACAGTATGGCTGTACGCCGACAAAGTTTAAAACAGACCGGAGGAATGAATAA
- a CDS encoding alginate lyase, with product MFQFTELQQAELRQRQMRFPQAMAESRAAAEAFCRQELLIPASGIANWTLYYYCPDCSVQLHFDRNRPQAHTCPSCGKVYRGEPYDSAWWGLVNDENRRAAYHLAITWLLTAEPHYAERAKQILLGYAENYADYQVHGDIPYNGPGRVGAQTLDEANFQRTMAMAYDIVQTVMTEAERDCVREQLLLPAADFLRQHRTPQLHNHEVIIDSAMAVIGILFQKEEYILPALYGKYGLYDQLEKGVLANGMWFEGAFSYHFYALASFFEYEKFALNTKYSGITHPNYRKMIEMPAPYWQAGQGFPLLNDANFGHEKQWQALYEFAYAKLGGEAAAFLLQTCYQQKERDNLEALLYGAEVLPPVKKEWGNFHLPAGSSGHTVLRAKDGRYLLFKHDCYGGEHDHYDRLGISYWAFGRQVSADLGTTGYGAKLHYDYYKNTGSHNTVMIGEQNQAPVNAVLTRYEEKDGAVYAEAAADWEKPYQMPDSFTIRQWSEEDYQNVKMKRQLIWMEDYFIEVFWVWDIPAGKSADWIMHFNGERMNAAEGVPAEKGYFRARPFQHLKRIELTQPQAGTYVREYCGGGIKSRVFGLANGQQVFDAYGPDNPSVKEAAYLIERRFGSRMLAAHVIESWREKAKIKEVSFHNENDLLKVEVVMGESKRCFEFGLAEGSGGLTAGKPDFIV from the coding sequence ATGTTTCAATTTACCGAATTACAACAAGCAGAACTGCGGCAGCGGCAGATGCGGTTTCCGCAGGCGATGGCTGAAAGCCGGGCGGCGGCAGAGGCTTTTTGCCGGCAGGAGTTATTGATTCCGGCATCGGGAATTGCCAATTGGACTTTATATTATTATTGCCCGGATTGCTCCGTGCAGCTGCACTTTGATCGAAACCGGCCGCAGGCACATACCTGCCCCAGCTGCGGAAAAGTTTACCGGGGGGAGCCATATGACAGCGCCTGGTGGGGACTGGTAAATGATGAAAACCGGCGGGCGGCGTATCATCTGGCAATTACTTGGTTGCTGACCGCAGAGCCGCACTATGCCGAAAGAGCAAAACAAATCTTGCTGGGCTATGCCGAAAATTATGCTGATTATCAGGTGCATGGCGATATTCCCTATAATGGGCCGGGGCGGGTTGGCGCGCAGACTTTGGATGAGGCTAATTTTCAAAGGACGATGGCAATGGCGTATGATATTGTGCAGACAGTGATGACAGAGGCGGAAAGAGACTGTGTCAGAGAACAACTGCTTTTGCCGGCGGCTGATTTTTTGCGGCAGCACCGGACGCCGCAGCTGCATAATCATGAAGTTATCATTGATTCGGCGATGGCGGTGATTGGTATTTTATTTCAAAAGGAAGAATATATTTTACCGGCCTTGTATGGGAAATATGGATTGTACGACCAGCTGGAGAAGGGTGTGCTGGCTAACGGAATGTGGTTTGAAGGGGCGTTTAGCTATCATTTTTACGCACTGGCCAGTTTTTTTGAATATGAAAAGTTTGCTCTAAATACGAAGTACAGCGGGATTACGCACCCCAATTATCGTAAAATGATTGAGATGCCGGCGCCATATTGGCAGGCGGGGCAAGGCTTTCCGCTGCTTAATGATGCCAATTTCGGCCATGAAAAGCAATGGCAGGCCTTGTATGAGTTTGCTTATGCTAAGCTGGGCGGGGAAGCGGCGGCTTTTTTACTGCAAACATGCTATCAGCAGAAAGAAAGGGATAATCTGGAGGCGCTTTTATATGGAGCGGAGGTGCTTCCGCCTGTAAAAAAAGAATGGGGTAATTTTCATTTGCCGGCCGGCAGCAGCGGGCATACTGTTTTGCGGGCAAAAGACGGACGTTATTTGCTGTTTAAGCATGATTGTTACGGCGGAGAACATGATCATTATGACCGGCTGGGAATCAGTTATTGGGCGTTTGGCCGGCAAGTATCGGCGGATTTGGGAACGACGGGCTATGGGGCTAAACTTCACTATGATTACTATAAAAATACGGGCAGCCATAATACGGTGATGATTGGCGAGCAGAATCAGGCGCCGGTGAATGCGGTTTTGACCCGATATGAGGAAAAGGACGGTGCAGTTTATGCCGAAGCGGCGGCAGATTGGGAAAAACCTTATCAGATGCCGGACAGCTTTACTATTCGGCAGTGGTCGGAAGAGGATTATCAAAATGTCAAAATGAAGCGGCAGCTGATTTGGATGGAGGATTATTTTATTGAAGTTTTTTGGGTCTGGGATATTCCGGCGGGAAAGAGTGCCGACTGGATTATGCATTTTAACGGTGAGCGAATGAACGCGGCCGAGGGTGTGCCGGCGGAAAAAGGGTATTTCCGGGCCAGACCGTTTCAGCATCTGAAACGGATAGAATTAACGCAGCCGCAAGCTGGCACCTATGTTCGGGAGTATTGCGGAGGCGGGATTAAAAGCCGGGTTTTTGGACTTGCCAATGGACAGCAGGTTTTTGATGCCTATGGACCGGATAATCCATCGGTCAAAGAGGCCGCTTATTTAATTGAGCGCCGCTTCGGCAGCAGGATGTTGGCGGCACATGTGATTGAAAGCTGGCGGGAGAAGGCAAAAATAAAGGAGGTCAGTTTTCATAACGAAAATGACTTGTTAAAAGTAGAGGTTGTTATGGGGGAAAGCAAACGCTGTTTCGAGTTTGGTCTGGCAGAGGGGAGCGGTGGCTTGACAGCCGGGAAGCCGGATTTTATTGTTTGA
- a CDS encoding DUF92 domain-containing protein translates to MRNWLALGYSFGYVFLVLVLAEIVGRKIKSKQISRKIIHILCGNWIVIAFTCFDSLWAAVIPPISFIFINYMSYRKDLFQAMEGKKSMGTVYYAVSLLVLTVSGWLLKFPAMAYTGILSMAYGDGLAAVLGEKFGSWKWNSGRDSKSYIGSAAVFVLSAGAALGVSIFFDLPQALPIALLCGAFALYVELYGHNGCDNLSLPIGTATLYYYFHILRIRGEQNEFWLIAGITLIILVAALSRDSITENGAGVAFLVGILVFAGGGFGLYGGLILFFIIGSVTSKFKKQKKKDNEKLQQRTGARSWVQVLANSAAIIAVLWLGQLSNEQRVAFLSAFSVLAAAAADTVSSDLGMLTRGKTFSILTGKPVTKGLSGGVSVKGLVSGFLAAVALALPLMVRYHWREVLAVIGCGFLGTIVDSILGDRLQVKYQAEDGTLTEVRLAGDGRERPKIRGFRWINNDAVNLITLFFVALVSFWLFTEIL, encoded by the coding sequence ATGCGAAATTGGCTGGCCTTGGGCTATTCTTTCGGCTATGTATTTTTGGTTTTGGTGCTGGCTGAGATCGTGGGCAGGAAAATAAAAAGCAAGCAAATCAGTCGGAAAATCATACATATCTTATGCGGCAACTGGATTGTGATTGCATTTACCTGTTTTGACAGTTTGTGGGCGGCGGTGATTCCACCGATTAGTTTTATTTTTATCAATTATATGTCTTATCGCAAAGACCTGTTTCAGGCAATGGAAGGGAAAAAGTCAATGGGAACGGTTTATTACGCCGTATCGCTTTTGGTGCTGACGGTTTCCGGCTGGCTTTTAAAGTTTCCGGCCATGGCCTATACCGGTATTTTGAGTATGGCTTACGGCGACGGGCTGGCGGCGGTTTTAGGAGAAAAGTTCGGCAGCTGGAAATGGAACAGCGGACGTGATTCCAAAAGTTATATCGGCAGCGCGGCTGTTTTTGTGCTGAGTGCGGGAGCGGCGCTTGGGGTCAGTATATTTTTTGATTTGCCGCAGGCTTTGCCGATTGCGCTGCTGTGCGGGGCGTTTGCGTTATATGTGGAGCTCTATGGTCACAACGGCTGCGATAATCTGTCTTTGCCGATTGGTACGGCTACGCTTTATTACTATTTTCATATTTTGCGGATCAGAGGGGAACAAAATGAATTTTGGCTGATTGCCGGAATTACGCTGATTATTTTAGTCGCGGCTTTGTCGCGGGATTCGATTACGGAAAACGGAGCCGGAGTGGCTTTTTTGGTGGGGATATTGGTTTTTGCCGGAGGCGGGTTTGGGCTTTACGGCGGATTGATTTTGTTTTTTATCATTGGTTCGGTGACCAGTAAGTTTAAAAAGCAAAAGAAAAAGGATAACGAAAAGCTTCAGCAAAGAACCGGAGCCCGCAGCTGGGTTCAGGTGCTGGCCAATTCGGCGGCCATTATAGCGGTGCTGTGGCTGGGACAGCTTTCGAATGAGCAGCGGGTGGCTTTTTTGTCCGCTTTTTCCGTTTTGGCAGCAGCGGCGGCCGATACCGTTTCTTCTGATTTGGGAATGCTGACCAGGGGCAAAACTTTTTCGATTTTGACCGGAAAACCGGTGACCAAAGGCTTATCCGGCGGGGTTTCCGTTAAGGGCTTGGTTTCCGGCTTTTTGGCAGCAGTGGCCTTGGCACTGCCTTTGATGGTGAGATATCACTGGCGGGAAGTACTGGCGGTGATTGGCTGCGGCTTTTTAGGGACAATTGTTGACAGTATTTTGGGTGATCGGTTACAGGTCAAATATCAGGCGGAAGACGGGACTTTAACGGAGGTACGGCTGGCCGGGGACGGAAGAGAACGTCCGAAAATCAGAGGCTTTCGCTGGATCAATAACGACGCGGTCAATCTGATTACTTTGTTTTTTGTTGCCCTGGTGTCATTTTGGCTGTTTACTGAAATTTTGTAG
- a CDS encoding glycosyltransferase family 4 protein — MRVALFTETYLPQINGAVTHIKMLKDGLNALGHQAIVVAPKAVKEYSLTDDELICPGLPLKKLYNNNLAAPYSRKREEYIRRFKPDVIHIHNEFGMGFSALKMAKKLNVPLIYTLHSEYNKYLFYIAFPGAQHLAEKLSHKYMAHFAKNADAMISPSAKAQEYLKEIGVDREVIVIPNNADVDTFSADHRDEKKRNELRDSLGTPHSALVFCFVGRIGKEKSIDDLIDFWAAAEIPTGRAELWIIGDGPQLEELRSKVKADGLDSSVRFLGSMEHGQIPQYLWAADFYATASLSEMHSVSMLEAMAAGLPVLQRLDEQNLSQIKEGVNGHIYKDGADFKAKVQHLLTMSDAEIKEFQKRTADSMRAHGKEELARKVLEVYETAIQNKKREKKKNGKSFWDRWRR, encoded by the coding sequence ATGAGAGTTGCATTATTTACCGAAACTTATCTTCCGCAGATTAACGGAGCAGTGACACATATTAAGATGCTCAAGGACGGCTTGAACGCGCTGGGTCATCAGGCGATTGTGGTTGCGCCCAAAGCTGTCAAGGAATATTCTTTGACGGATGACGAACTGATTTGCCCGGGATTGCCGCTGAAAAAGCTGTATAATAATAATTTGGCGGCACCGTACAGCCGAAAACGAGAGGAGTATATCCGCCGCTTTAAGCCGGATGTGATTCATATCCACAATGAGTTCGGCATGGGCTTTTCGGCGTTGAAAATGGCTAAAAAGCTAAATGTTCCGCTGATTTATACTTTGCATTCGGAATATAATAAATATTTATTTTATATTGCTTTTCCGGGAGCACAGCATTTGGCGGAAAAGCTGTCGCATAAGTATATGGCTCATTTTGCCAAAAATGCCGATGCGATGATCAGTCCGTCGGCGAAAGCACAGGAATATTTGAAAGAGATTGGCGTTGACCGTGAGGTGATTGTCATTCCCAACAATGCCGATGTTGATACTTTTTCGGCCGATCACCGGGATGAGAAAAAACGGAATGAGCTGCGGGACAGTTTGGGCACACCGCATTCCGCTCTGGTTTTCTGCTTTGTCGGCCGGATTGGCAAGGAAAAGAGCATTGATGATTTGATTGATTTTTGGGCAGCGGCTGAAATCCCGACCGGCCGGGCGGAGCTGTGGATTATCGGTGACGGGCCGCAGCTGGAAGAACTCCGGTCAAAGGTAAAAGCGGATGGTTTGGACAGTTCGGTTCGCTTTTTAGGCAGCATGGAGCATGGGCAGATTCCGCAGTACTTATGGGCGGCGGATTTTTACGCGACAGCGTCGCTGTCGGAAATGCACTCGGTTTCCATGCTGGAAGCAATGGCGGCCGGACTGCCGGTCTTGCAGAGATTGGATGAGCAAAATCTGTCGCAGATTAAAGAAGGGGTTAATGGTCATATTTATAAAGATGGTGCGGATTTTAAAGCAAAAGTTCAGCACCTTTTAACCATGTCCGATGCGGAAATCAAGGAGTTTCAAAAGCGGACGGCCGATTCGATGAGGGCGCACGGCAAAGAGGAATTGGCGCGCAAGGTACTGGAAGTTTATGAAACGGCCATCCAAAATAAAAAGCGGGAAAAGAAGAAAAACGGCAAAAGTTTTTGGGACAGATGGCGGCGATGA
- a CDS encoding hydrolase: MAAMKKYIADLHFGHEKVIAFDGRPFENAAQMDEEMIRRWNQAVEKKDEVYILGDFAYRSEHDYVWYLSRLNGKKHLILGNHDYRILKDEAAQSYFQSIHHMLSVRDENRELILCHYPMLEWRGYFRGSLHIFGHIHEACHAMYEHICRQPNMLNAGASVIGYQPATLPELIQYNIGYKSRLAAALAEKHGIRRESDSTSAEEITAQAEEDAEK, from the coding sequence ATGGCGGCGATGAAAAAATATATTGCGGATTTGCATTTTGGGCATGAAAAGGTAATTGCCTTTGACGGCCGTCCTTTTGAAAATGCGGCGCAGATGGATGAGGAAATGATCCGGCGTTGGAATCAGGCGGTCGAAAAAAAGGATGAGGTTTATATTTTAGGCGATTTTGCCTATCGGAGTGAGCATGATTATGTTTGGTATCTAAGTCGCCTAAACGGCAAAAAACATTTAATTTTGGGCAATCATGATTACCGGATTTTAAAGGATGAGGCGGCGCAAAGTTACTTTCAGTCAATTCATCATATGCTGAGTGTGCGCGATGAAAATAGGGAGTTGATACTTTGCCATTATCCGATGTTGGAATGGCGCGGCTATTTTCGGGGAAGCCTGCATATTTTTGGCCATATTCATGAGGCCTGTCATGCCATGTACGAACATATCTGCCGGCAGCCCAATATGCTCAATGCCGGCGCCAGTGTGATTGGCTATCAGCCGGCGACTTTGCCGGAGCTGATTCAGTATAATATCGGTTACAAAAGTCGTTTGGCTGCTGCCTTGGCGGAAAAGCATGGAATTCGCCGGGAGAGCGACAGCACTTCGGCAGAGGAGATAACGGCACAAGCGGAAGAAGATGCAGAAAAATAG
- a CDS encoding PTS ascorbate transporter subunit IIC (phosphoenolpyruvate-dependent sugar phosphotransferase system; functions with enzymes IIB (sgaB; ulaB) and IIA (sgaA; ulaC) enzyme I and HPr for anaerobic utilization and uptake of L-ascorbate; sgaTBA are regulated by yifQ as well as Crp and Fnr; IIB is phosphorylated by IIA and then transfers the phosphoryl group to the sugar; IIC forms the translocation channel) codes for MVVELFREFVNKFLGQAPLMLGFVVFIGYLLLKKEWYVALSGFIKTFVGFKILQVGTGGLVSTFKPIIEKLSATYGFSAKVIDPYFGQASGEKILDAVGSLTNVGYVMLIAFAWNILLVAFRKQTKIRTLFITGHIMYQQSVVLLWALYWVIEGATGAPVSMMLTVVTGFLLGTYWSVMSNLIIEPTQEVTDGGGFTIGHQQMLGAWFAYRLGKYVGDKKHNVDHTEAPGFFSIFNDNVVANALIMTAFVGTIMVILGKDAFTGVNAEGVKYGYDQSKYWFGTYIWETTAYFAVYITVVLTGVRMFVAELTTSFQGISDRLLKGSVPAVDCAVTFGFSPQGPTYGFIFGFIGQLLAILTLAFVVKGNVLIIAGFICLFFDNGTLAVFANKSGGRRAAMIIPFISGIIQVFGSALVLSFLLPAAEPMNSLVVGWMGMFDWATLWAGTTILSKWVGIVLPIALIPLMLIIPQLQYKRHKDTYFTTMRDE; via the coding sequence ATGGTAGTGGAGCTATTTAGGGAGTTTGTCAATAAGTTTTTAGGACAGGCTCCTTTGATGTTGGGATTTGTGGTATTCATCGGATACTTGTTATTGAAAAAAGAATGGTATGTAGCCTTGTCCGGTTTTATTAAAACCTTTGTCGGCTTTAAGATTCTGCAGGTTGGTACCGGTGGTCTGGTATCGACCTTTAAACCGATTATTGAAAAGCTTTCTGCTACCTATGGTTTTTCTGCTAAGGTGATTGACCCTTACTTTGGGCAGGCTTCGGGCGAAAAGATATTGGACGCGGTCGGTTCGCTGACCAATGTCGGCTATGTGATGCTGATTGCCTTTGCTTGGAATATTTTGCTGGTTGCGTTTCGCAAGCAGACCAAAATTCGGACTTTATTTATTACCGGGCATATCATGTATCAGCAATCGGTTGTGCTGCTGTGGGCTTTGTACTGGGTAATTGAAGGTGCCACCGGTGCGCCGGTGTCGATGATGCTGACAGTGGTAACCGGCTTTTTGCTGGGAACTTACTGGTCGGTGATGAGCAACCTGATTATTGAACCGACGCAGGAAGTAACCGACGGCGGCGGATTTACCATTGGCCATCAGCAAATGCTGGGTGCGTGGTTTGCTTACCGGCTGGGCAAGTATGTCGGTGACAAGAAGCATAATGTTGACCATACCGAAGCGCCGGGATTTTTCTCGATTTTTAATGACAACGTTGTGGCGAATGCCTTAATTATGACGGCCTTTGTTGGAACGATTATGGTTATTTTAGGCAAGGACGCTTTTACCGGAGTCAATGCCGAGGGCGTAAAATACGGCTATGATCAGTCAAAATACTGGTTCGGCACGTATATTTGGGAAACGACCGCTTACTTTGCCGTATACATTACGGTAGTACTGACCGGTGTGCGTATGTTTGTAGCGGAACTGACCACTTCGTTCCAGGGCATTTCCGACCGGCTGCTGAAAGGTTCGGTACCGGCGGTTGACTGTGCGGTTACTTTCGGTTTTTCGCCGCAGGGGCCGACTTATGGCTTTATTTTTGGCTTTATTGGGCAATTACTGGCGATTTTGACGCTGGCCTTTGTAGTCAAAGGGAATGTATTGATTATTGCCGGTTTTATCTGCCTGTTCTTTGATAACGGTACTTTGGCAGTTTTTGCCAATAAATCCGGCGGTCGTCGGGCGGCAATGATTATTCCGTTTATTTCCGGCATTATTCAAGTATTCGGTTCCGCGCTGGTCTTGTCCTTCCTGCTGCCGGCTGCCGAGCCGATGAACAGTCTGGTTGTCGGCTGGATGGGTATGTTTGACTGGGCAACGCTGTGGGCCGGGACAACAATCTTATCCAAATGGGTCGGTATTGTTTTGCCGATTGCGCTGATTCCTCTGATGCTGATTATTCCGCAGCTGCAGTATAAACGGCATAAGGACACCTATTTTACGACCATGAGAGATGAATAA
- a CDS encoding PTS sugar transporter subunit IIA, whose translation MEGFELTTQLVRFEKSAKDWEDAIRIATKDLLAGGYIKESYVDGIIDCVKEFGPYIVIAPDIALPHARPEKGAIKPGYSVTRFEEPVAFEADGSANARLFISLSCVESDTHILVLQEIVGILSDEEKKNMLFETDDAAEIVKAFHPQN comes from the coding sequence ATGGAAGGATTTGAATTAACCACACAATTAGTTCGATTTGAAAAATCGGCCAAAGATTGGGAAGATGCGATTCGGATCGCAACAAAGGACTTACTGGCGGGCGGTTATATTAAAGAATCTTATGTAGACGGCATCATTGATTGCGTCAAAGAGTTCGGGCCGTATATTGTAATTGCGCCGGATATCGCTCTGCCGCATGCCCGTCCGGAAAAAGGGGCGATCAAACCCGGTTACAGCGTGACCCGGTTTGAAGAACCGGTGGCTTTTGAGGCGGACGGTTCAGCCAATGCCCGATTGTTCATTTCTCTTTCCTGCGTGGAAAGCGATACGCATATTTTGGTGCTGCAGGAGATTGTCGGCATTTTATCGGATGAGGAAAAAAAGAATATGCTGTTTGAAACGGATGATGCGGCAGAAATCGTGAAGGCTTTTCACCCGCAGAATTAA
- a CDS encoding L-ascorbate 6-phosphate lactonase produces the protein MSKIDTITRESWILSVFPEWGTWLNEEIEEEVVAPGTFAMWWLGCVGLWVKTENNTNLCIDLWVKTGKRTRKNKLMAEQHQHQRMIGCVALQPNLRNVPVVIDPFAIRQVDAIMATHDHGDHIDENVAAAVIQNCDASVKFIGPKTCVDLWTGWGVPADRCIVAKPGDVITVKDTKISVVEAFDRTELVTAPKGVILKDKMPQDMDERAVNYVIETPGGTIYHSGDSHHSNYFAKHGNDFNIDVALGAYGENPRAMTDKITAEDILRMAENLKCKVIIPVHHDIWTNFLADPRLILEIWNFKKNRLKYQFKPYIWQVGGKFVWPRDKDDLEFMFDRGFHDAFTIEPDLPFKSLL, from the coding sequence ATGAGTAAAATTGATACAATTACAAGAGAAAGCTGGATTTTAAGCGTATTTCCCGAATGGGGAACCTGGCTGAATGAAGAGATTGAAGAAGAAGTCGTAGCACCGGGTACCTTTGCCATGTGGTGGCTGGGCTGTGTCGGCCTGTGGGTTAAAACCGAAAACAATACCAATTTGTGTATTGACTTATGGGTTAAAACCGGCAAAAGGACAAGAAAAAATAAATTGATGGCCGAGCAGCACCAGCATCAGAGAATGATTGGCTGCGTGGCTTTGCAGCCGAATCTGCGGAATGTACCGGTAGTGATTGATCCGTTTGCCATTCGGCAGGTTGATGCCATCATGGCAACGCATGATCACGGCGACCATATTGATGAAAATGTGGCGGCGGCGGTAATTCAAAACTGTGACGCATCGGTTAAGTTTATCGGCCCGAAAACCTGTGTTGATTTGTGGACGGGCTGGGGAGTTCCGGCTGACCGCTGTATCGTGGCGAAACCGGGGGATGTCATTACGGTTAAGGACACAAAGATTTCGGTGGTGGAAGCATTTGACCGGACAGAACTGGTGACGGCCCCCAAGGGCGTGATTTTAAAGGATAAAATGCCGCAGGATATGGATGAAAGGGCGGTTAATTATGTGATTGAAACGCCGGGCGGTACGATTTATCACAGCGGCGACTCGCATCATTCCAATTATTTTGCCAAACATGGCAATGATTTTAATATTGATGTGGCGCTGGGCGCTTACGGCGAAAATCCGAGAGCAATGACGGATAAGATTACGGCTGAGGATATCCTGAGAATGGCGGAAAACCTGAAATGTAAGGTAATTATTCCGGTGCATCACGATATTTGGACGAACTTCTTAGCCGACCCGAGGCTGATTTTAGAGATTTGGAACTTTAAGAAAAACCGGTTGAAATATCAGTTTAAGCCGTATATTTGGCAGGTTGGCGGCAAGTTTGTCTGGCCGCGGGATAAGGACGACTTAGAGTTTATGTTTGATCGCGGCTTCCATGATGCCTTTACGATTGAACCGGATTTGCCGTTTAAGTCGTTGCTGTAA
- a CDS encoding PTS ascorbate transporter subunit IIB, producing the protein MLKVLAACGNGMGSSMIIKMKIEKILKEMGKDCSVHHASVGEAKTQAKDFDVVMVSHMFAKDFSVPANVKVIGLINLLDEKEIRTKLEEALS; encoded by the coding sequence ATGTTAAAAGTATTAGCGGCTTGCGGTAATGGTATGGGTTCCAGTATGATTATTAAAATGAAGATTGAAAAGATATTAAAGGAAATGGGCAAGGATTGCAGTGTCCACCATGCCAGCGTGGGCGAAGCCAAGACGCAGGCCAAAGATTTTGATGTGGTGATGGTGTCGCATATGTTTGCCAAGGATTTCAGCGTACCGGCGAATGTAAAGGTAATCGGTCTGATTAATTTATTGGATGAAAAAGAAATTCGCACCAAATTGGAAGAAGCGTTAAGTTAG
- the ulaD gene encoding 3-keto-L-gulonate-6-phosphate decarboxylase (catalyzes the formation of L-xylulose-5-phosphate from 3-keto-L-gulonate-6-phosphate in anaerobic L-ascorbate utilization), whose product MKPKLQVALDNTSLQDGLAAIREIGDVIDVIEVGTILHVAAGLEPVRCLRALYPDKIILADIKGADAGSLLAKQCYGAGATWMTAICCAELATMKGMLEVAKSMDGERDVQIELYGDWTYEQAQGWLDAGLKQVVYHRSRDAQAAGKNWGEADLQKIGKLCDMGFLVTVTGGLNVEDIELFKDYPIYCFIAGRGIRDAQCPRKAAEEFQATIAKYWS is encoded by the coding sequence ATGAAACCAAAATTACAGGTAGCTTTGGATAATACTTCGTTACAAGACGGACTGGCAGCGATTCGTGAGATTGGTGATGTGATTGACGTGATTGAAGTGGGCACGATTTTGCATGTTGCGGCTGGGCTAGAACCGGTGCGCTGCCTGCGGGCGTTGTACCCGGATAAGATTATTTTAGCTGATATCAAGGGCGCGGATGCCGGCAGCCTTTTGGCCAAGCAATGCTACGGCGCGGGCGCGACGTGGATGACGGCGATTTGCTGTGCAGAGCTGGCAACAATGAAGGGTATGCTGGAAGTGGCGAAAAGTATGGACGGCGAGCGCGATGTTCAAATCGAACTGTACGGAGACTGGACCTATGAGCAGGCCCAGGGCTGGCTGGACGCCGGACTGAAACAGGTGGTTTACCATCGCTCCCGGGATGCGCAGGCAGCCGGTAAAAACTGGGGCGAGGCCGATTTGCAAAAGATTGGCAAGCTGTGCGATATGGGCTTTTTGGTCACGGTGACCGGCGGCTTAAATGTAGAAGATATTGAACTGTTTAAGGATTACCCGATTTACTGCTTTATTGCCGGCCGGGGAATTCGGGATGCGCAGTGTCCGCGCAAGGCTGCGGAAGAGTTCCAGGCCACGATTGCCAAATACTGGAGTTAG